In Xenorhabdus nematophila ATCC 19061, one DNA window encodes the following:
- a CDS encoding DUF1240 domain-containing protein, translating to MNSKYLKALGGVILLLFLTFLMCFIIKSAVSLVLMKDVITFSSAVIISILSFPIIFYSLSGSVFFFIFGRLPKYNKIIVKYLSMLMIASFFISFPISLYVSYKLKNEGYVTCDKISWMSPTTYVKNLLLCK from the coding sequence GTGAATAGCAAATATTTAAAAGCCTTGGGTGGAGTAATATTGTTATTATTCCTTACGTTTTTGATGTGCTTCATTATTAAATCTGCTGTTTCATTAGTATTAATGAAAGATGTAATAACATTCTCCAGCGCAGTTATTATAAGTATTCTATCTTTCCCTATAATATTTTACTCTTTATCAGGTTCTGTTTTTTTCTTTATATTCGGCAGGCTACCAAAATATAACAAGATAATTGTTAAATACCTGAGCATGTTGATGATTGCATCATTTTTCATTAGCTTTCCTATATCTTTGTATGTTAGCTATAAATTAAAAAACGAGGGATATGTTACATGTGATAAAATATCGTGGATGTCACCAACAACCTACGTAAAAAATTTATTACTTTGTAAATGA
- a CDS encoding phage major capsid protein encodes MKKLLELRQQKADLTHQMRTRLTKAEDEKRSLTHEEAKQFDELRHYILTGETRSLSTDVPSDGGYTISPELNKQIMQQLTCESVMRQICTIKTTRSNEYKQLVSVGGAAVAHGEEGKARGETATPKMEEVSIKLFPIYAYPKTTQEIIDFSDVDILGWLTSEIADTFVDTEETDLVSGDGSKKAKGFLSYPRDTQADKVRDFGTLQKLEATTLEADSLIDLKFLLKNKYRKNAVWVMNSGTAAQVQKLKNGNGDYIWRERLQAGDPDMLLGLPVHYLEFMPEGVIGLGDFKRGYFIVDHETGIRTRPDNITEPGFYKVHTDKYLGGGLVDSNAIKVLEVKSATK; translated from the coding sequence ATGAAAAAACTACTCGAATTACGCCAGCAAAAAGCTGATTTAACCCATCAAATGCGCACTCGACTCACCAAAGCCGAAGACGAGAAGCGTTCACTCACTCACGAAGAAGCCAAACAGTTCGACGAGCTGCGCCACTATATTTTGACCGGAGAAACTCGTTCCCTGTCTACAGACGTTCCTTCAGACGGCGGCTATACCATTAGCCCCGAACTGAATAAGCAGATCATGCAGCAACTTACCTGTGAGTCAGTCATGCGCCAAATCTGTACCATCAAGACCACACGCAGTAACGAATATAAGCAGCTTGTTTCGGTTGGTGGCGCAGCAGTGGCACACGGGGAAGAAGGCAAGGCACGCGGTGAGACGGCTACGCCGAAGATGGAAGAGGTCAGCATCAAGCTGTTCCCGATTTACGCTTACCCTAAAACCACCCAAGAAATCATCGATTTTAGCGATGTGGATATCTTGGGCTGGCTGACCTCAGAAATTGCCGACACCTTTGTTGATACCGAAGAAACCGACCTCGTGAGCGGTGATGGCAGCAAAAAAGCGAAAGGCTTTCTGTCTTATCCCCGCGATACCCAAGCCGATAAGGTGCGTGATTTTGGCACGCTGCAAAAACTGGAAGCCACCACGCTTGAGGCCGATAGCCTGATTGATCTTAAGTTCCTGCTTAAGAACAAATACCGTAAAAATGCTGTCTGGGTGATGAACTCCGGCACAGCCGCTCAGGTGCAGAAGCTGAAAAATGGCAATGGCGATTATATCTGGCGGGAACGTTTGCAGGCAGGCGATCCGGATATGCTGCTGGGTTTGCCTGTCCACTACCTCGAATTTATGCCGGAGGGTGTGATCGGTCTGGGTGACTTCAAACGCGGTTATTTTATCGTTGACCATGAAACCGGTATTCGTACCCGTCCTGACAATATCACCGAGCCGGGATTTTATAAGGTACATACCGATAAATATCTGGGCGGCGGTCTGGTGGACTCCAACGCCATCAAGGTGCTGGAAGTGAAAAGCGCCACGAAATAA
- a CDS encoding HK97 family phage prohead protease has translation MKNDFEIRTASLSASDKKLTGYVIKWNSRSHVLWDEFIEQFAPNAFANSLANDTDVRALYEHDHMNLLGRTTSGTLQLSEDATGLRFELIPPDTQLGRDVLTLVERGDISGMSFGFRALKDQWDIGQEPYIRTVLEAELREITITSLPAYPESGVEIARRSLNTVKPNHADLRHYWLQLSEV, from the coding sequence ATGAAGAATGATTTTGAAATCCGCACTGCGTCACTGTCTGCCAGCGATAAGAAACTGACAGGCTATGTGATTAAGTGGAACAGCCGATCCCATGTGTTGTGGGATGAGTTTATTGAACAGTTCGCCCCGAATGCCTTTGCGAACAGTCTGGCAAACGATACCGATGTTCGTGCGCTTTATGAACATGATCATATGAACCTGTTAGGCCGTACCACATCCGGTACGTTGCAGCTTAGCGAAGATGCCACTGGATTACGCTTCGAGTTAATCCCGCCTGATACCCAATTGGGGCGCGATGTATTAACGCTGGTTGAACGGGGTGATATTTCTGGTATGTCCTTTGGCTTCAGGGCGCTAAAAGATCAGTGGGATATTGGGCAAGAACCGTATATCAGGACCGTTTTAGAAGCGGAACTGCGGGAAATCACCATCACCAGTTTACCTGCCTATCCTGAAAGTGGCGTAGAGATTGCCAGACGTTCCCTGAATACCGTCAAGCCTAATCATGCTGATTTGCGTCATTACTGGCTGCAACTGTCCGAGGTGTAA
- a CDS encoding phage portal protein, which yields MWPFKRKDTETRSMSMDEFLSLAGVSNTKSGEHVSPSTAEGLPAVMNAVTVISEAVASMPCYLYRVQHQNGKESREWLSDHPVDYLLNECPNDCQTPYQFKRTLMRHCLLNGNAYAVIIWGRDGQPQSLHPYPPSVVVPQRLSDHRFAYTITEPYSGKVKTYLQEEVLHLRYATEDGFLGRSPVTVCRETLGLGLAQQRHGASIMKDGMMAAGVIKAADWLDGIKGSKALEALERYKGARNAGKTPILEGGMEYQQLGMSNQDAEWLASRRFTIDDIARMFNVSPIFLQEYSNSTYSNFSEASRAFLTITMRPWLANFEQQIKAALLMNSPKRGIRYQVEFDTADLLRANPKERFQSYETAIKSGVMSPNEAREREGLSPREGGDEFSQAWKQTVEVKNTAEKKA from the coding sequence ATGTGGCCTTTTAAGCGAAAAGACACGGAAACCCGCAGCATGAGCATGGATGAGTTTCTTTCTCTGGCGGGCGTGTCTAACACCAAATCGGGCGAGCATGTTTCCCCCTCCACGGCGGAAGGTTTACCCGCTGTAATGAATGCCGTCACCGTGATTAGTGAAGCGGTGGCCTCCATGCCCTGCTATCTCTATCGGGTGCAGCACCAGAACGGCAAAGAATCCCGCGAATGGTTGAGTGACCATCCGGTCGATTATTTGCTGAATGAATGCCCGAATGACTGCCAGACACCGTATCAGTTCAAAAGAACCCTGATGCGTCATTGCCTGCTGAATGGCAATGCGTATGCGGTGATTATCTGGGGTCGGGATGGTCAGCCACAGTCATTACACCCTTACCCGCCGTCAGTAGTCGTACCACAACGATTGTCCGATCATCGGTTCGCGTATACCATCACCGAACCTTACAGCGGCAAGGTCAAAACCTACCTACAAGAAGAAGTGTTACATCTGCGCTATGCCACCGAAGATGGCTTTTTGGGGCGATCCCCTGTCACCGTTTGCCGTGAAACACTGGGCTTAGGGTTGGCACAACAGCGCCACGGCGCAAGCATTATGAAAGATGGCATGATGGCGGCGGGAGTGATTAAAGCCGCTGACTGGTTGGACGGAATCAAGGGAAGTAAGGCACTGGAAGCCCTCGAACGTTATAAAGGTGCGCGTAATGCCGGAAAAACGCCAATCCTTGAAGGTGGAATGGAATACCAACAGTTAGGCATGAGTAACCAAGATGCCGAATGGCTGGCTTCCCGTCGCTTCACCATTGATGATATCGCCCGTATGTTCAATGTCAGCCCGATCTTTCTACAAGAATATTCGAACAGTACCTACAGCAATTTTAGCGAGGCATCCCGCGCTTTTCTGACCATCACTATGCGCCCGTGGCTTGCCAATTTTGAACAACAAATCAAAGCGGCCTTGCTGATGAATTCTCCAAAGCGGGGTATTCGTTATCAGGTCGAATTTGATACTGCCGATTTGTTACGTGCCAATCCGAAAGAACGTTTCCAAAGCTACGAAACTGCCATTAAATCCGGTGTTATGTCTCCGAATGAAGCCCGCGAGCGCGAGGGATTATCGCCCCGTGAGGGCGGTGATGAATTCAGTCAGGCATGGAAGCAAACAGTTGAAGTGAAAAACACAGCGGAGAAAAAAGCATGA
- a CDS encoding phage head closure protein, translated as MRAGRLRHRITLQKNESSRSPMGSVINKWVDVADVWAEVQPISGRELVASGAVLSEATVRIWLRYRADMTTTHRIFYQGDSTQGQFFNIVAVIPDPKRTRLELLCKGGVKYA; from the coding sequence ATGAGAGCAGGCAGATTGAGACACCGGATAACGCTTCAAAAAAACGAATCAAGCCGCTCGCCGATGGGTTCGGTAATTAACAAATGGGTGGATGTTGCCGATGTTTGGGCAGAGGTTCAGCCGATTAGCGGGCGGGAACTGGTCGCATCTGGTGCCGTGCTATCCGAAGCCACTGTACGAATCTGGCTGCGCTACCGGGCTGATATGACTACCACCCATCGAATCTTCTATCAGGGTGACAGCACTCAGGGTCAATTTTTTAACATTGTGGCGGTTATCCCCGATCCGAAACGAACCCGCTTAGAGCTGCTTTGCAAGGGAGGCGTGAAATATGCCTGA
- a CDS encoding head-tail connector protein, translated as MPEIEIPLSEIKQHCRIDESSTLEDTLLKGYAEAALEVCQQHIGKRFNEGLAFTPAIKVGGLLYIGLLYENRAMAIDIELKEVPFSIKSLWSVYRDVGVY; from the coding sequence ATGCCTGAGATTGAAATTCCCCTGAGTGAAATCAAGCAACATTGCCGAATTGATGAAAGCAGCACGCTTGAAGATACCCTGCTTAAGGGTTATGCCGAGGCTGCGCTGGAAGTCTGCCAGCAACATATTGGTAAACGGTTTAATGAGGGATTGGCCTTTACCCCAGCAATCAAGGTGGGCGGCCTGCTTTATATCGGTTTGCTGTATGAAAATCGGGCGATGGCGATAGACATTGAGCTTAAAGAAGTGCCGTTCTCCATCAAGTCATTGTGGTCTGTCTACCGTGATGTGGGAGTGTACTAA
- a CDS encoding HNH endonuclease signature motif containing protein: MPWQPLKRCTYPGYKQRVKSGRCDEHQREARRQHDKQRGTRTQRGYSNQWGKYRLMYLKANPLCVICLKAKTYTPATIVDHIIPIDGDSDVLFWPDFNHQSVCHRCHNTKTFTQDPITKQKRQRGEYREQEAEATRRHDWMYQP, translated from the coding sequence ATGCCGTGGCAACCTTTAAAACGTTGTACCTATCCGGGATATAAGCAGCGGGTAAAGTCGGGTCGATGTGATGAGCACCAACGGGAAGCCAGACGTCAGCATGATAAGCAACGAGGCACTCGAACCCAGCGCGGCTATAGCAATCAATGGGGTAAGTATCGGCTGATGTACCTTAAAGCGAACCCTTTATGTGTGATATGCCTGAAAGCCAAGACCTACACCCCTGCAACGATTGTTGACCACATTATCCCGATAGACGGTGACAGTGATGTGCTGTTCTGGCCTGACTTCAATCATCAATCTGTATGTCATCGCTGCCATAACACCAAGACGTTTACACAAGACCCGATAACCAAGCAGAAACGCCAGCGCGGTGAATATCGGGAACAGGAAGCAGAAGCGACAAGGCGTCATGACTGGATGTATCAACCATGA
- a CDS encoding phage terminase small subunit P27 family, whose protein sequence is MARAPKPPVYLNEIAAQQWKSKAKILNEREDLSPADWNNLELYCVNYAIYRKAVEDIEVRGFAVEGSRGAATSNPSLKAKADAEKIMIKMSSLLGFDPVSRRRNPIESDEPDDLDVLIA, encoded by the coding sequence ATGGCAAGAGCACCCAAACCCCCGGTTTATTTGAATGAGATTGCCGCACAGCAATGGAAATCGAAAGCCAAAATACTCAATGAACGGGAAGATCTCAGTCCGGCCGACTGGAACAACTTAGAACTGTATTGCGTCAATTATGCGATTTACCGTAAAGCCGTTGAAGACATTGAAGTGCGCGGGTTCGCAGTGGAAGGTTCACGCGGCGCGGCAACCAGTAACCCGTCACTGAAAGCGAAAGCCGATGCCGAAAAAATCATGATAAAAATGTCATCATTGCTGGGCTTTGATCCCGTATCCCGCCGCCGAAATCCGATAGAAAGCGATGAGCCTGACGATTTAGATGTGCTGATAGCCTGA
- a CDS encoding terminase large subunit: protein MNAWEQYALDVENGTIPACKRLKQAVKRYYNDLNNPLYTFDTEVVERFIAFSRLCPHVKGHLRGKPIILEPWQQFAFANLFGFKIKATGRRKYRSAYIQVPRKNAKSTVAAILANWFLVMEQGQQDIYTAAVSRDQARIVFDDARQMSLLSKPLKKRVTIQQHKVTYPKTNSLLKPLAAKAATIEGTNPSLAVVDEYHLHPDNAVYSALELGMGARPEGILFAITTAGSNVISACKQHYDYCCQILNSEEHNASLFALIYELDDENEIDDESLWIKANPNLNVSVDSDALHDTIQKARGIPSQWTEMLTKRFNIWCQGETPWMGEGAWKACQTDYEENDLKGLECYAGLDLSSTGDITSVCYTFPVDNELLLLTRHYLPEAQLQNPANKNRAVYRQWAQAGWIRITTGDCIDYDRIRDDILRDSQQFDIKLVGFDTWNATHLRTQLQGAELDVEPFPQTYMRFSPVAKSAEVFVNRKIIRHNGDPVLAWAMSNVVMETDANANIKPNKKKSANKIDPAIAFLMSFGTWQIEHEEFAFILNAEQQQRLKMFNGI from the coding sequence ATGAACGCATGGGAACAGTACGCTCTTGATGTCGAAAATGGCACAATTCCGGCCTGTAAGCGCCTGAAACAGGCCGTGAAACGCTATTATAACGACCTGAACAACCCGCTTTATACGTTTGATACTGAGGTGGTAGAACGTTTTATTGCGTTCTCCCGTCTCTGTCCCCACGTCAAAGGCCATTTGCGGGGTAAGCCGATAATCCTTGAGCCGTGGCAGCAGTTTGCCTTTGCCAACCTGTTCGGCTTCAAAATCAAAGCGACCGGACGCCGGAAATACCGCAGTGCTTATATCCAAGTACCGCGCAAAAATGCCAAATCTACCGTTGCTGCAATACTGGCTAACTGGTTTTTGGTGATGGAACAAGGCCAGCAGGATATTTATACCGCCGCCGTCAGTCGGGATCAGGCGCGTATTGTGTTTGATGATGCCCGCCAGATGAGCCTGTTATCAAAACCACTAAAAAAACGGGTGACTATCCAGCAACACAAAGTCACCTACCCAAAAACTAACAGCCTGTTAAAACCGCTGGCCGCCAAAGCCGCCACGATTGAAGGGACTAATCCCAGTCTGGCGGTTGTCGATGAGTATCACTTACACCCTGATAACGCCGTGTACTCTGCCCTTGAGTTAGGAATGGGTGCCCGTCCCGAAGGCATTTTGTTTGCCATTACTACGGCGGGCAGTAATGTTATTTCGGCCTGTAAGCAGCATTATGATTATTGCTGTCAGATACTGAATAGCGAAGAACACAACGCATCGCTGTTTGCCCTGATCTACGAACTGGACGACGAGAACGAGATTGATGATGAATCGCTTTGGATCAAGGCTAACCCCAATCTCAATGTCTCGGTAGACAGTGACGCATTGCATGACACGATACAGAAAGCCCGGGGCATTCCCTCACAATGGACAGAAATGTTAACCAAACGCTTTAATATCTGGTGTCAGGGTGAAACGCCGTGGATGGGTGAAGGCGCTTGGAAAGCCTGTCAGACGGATTATGAAGAAAACGACCTCAAAGGACTGGAGTGTTACGCCGGACTGGATTTATCATCAACGGGCGACATTACCAGCGTCTGTTACACCTTCCCCGTGGACAATGAACTGTTATTACTGACCCGCCATTATCTGCCCGAAGCCCAGTTACAGAACCCCGCCAACAAGAATCGGGCTGTTTACCGCCAATGGGCGCAAGCGGGCTGGATACGCATCACAACGGGTGATTGCATTGATTATGACCGTATCCGTGATGACATTCTCAGGGACAGTCAGCAGTTTGATATCAAGCTGGTAGGCTTTGACACATGGAACGCCACACATTTACGAACTCAGCTACAAGGTGCAGAGCTGGATGTTGAGCCATTCCCGCAAACCTACATGCGCTTTAGTCCTGTAGCGAAATCTGCCGAAGTGTTCGTGAATCGCAAAATTATTCGTCACAATGGCGATCCAGTACTCGCTTGGGCAATGTCTAATGTGGTGATGGAAACCGACGCAAACGCCAACATCAAACCGAACAAAAAGAAATCGGCAAACAAAATAGACCCTGCAATCGCGTTCCTGATGAGCTTTGGTACTTGGCAGATAGAGCATGAAGAGTTTGCGTTTATCTTAAATGCAGAACAGCAGCAGCGCCTTAAAATGTTTAATGGGATATAA
- a CDS encoding helix-turn-helix domain-containing protein, producing the protein MNNIRNDWHQADIIAALRKLGTTLAAVSREAGLSSSTLANVLSRPWPKGEWIVANYLNIHPSEIWPSRYFDMNGNLIERKVRDKS; encoded by the coding sequence ATGAATAACATCAGAAATGACTGGCATCAAGCCGATATTATTGCTGCATTACGTAAGCTTGGTACAACTCTTGCCGCAGTCTCCCGCGAAGCTGGATTAAGTTCTTCTACATTAGCAAATGTGTTATCCCGCCCCTGGCCTAAAGGGGAATGGATCGTTGCTAATTATCTCAACATTCACCCATCTGAAATCTGGCCTAGCCGTTATTTTGATATGAACGGTAATCTTATCGAACGTAAAGTTCGCGATAAATCATAA
- the metA gene encoding homoserine O-acetyltransferase MetA has product MPIRVPDELPAVNLLRNENIFVMTSTRANIQDIRPLKVLLLNLMPKKIETENQFIRLLSNSPLQVDIQLLRIDSRQCKNTPPEHLDTFYCDFESIKDQNFDGLIVTGAPLGLVEFEDVTYWQEIEKIITWAKGHVTSTLFVCWAVQAALNVLYQLPKHTRKIKLSGVYSHSTLDSLALLTRGFDETFFAPHSRFADFPESVIHDHTDLDVLASSEEAGAYLLASKDKRLVFVTGHPEYDVNTLAAEYWRDQAAGLEPILPVNYFPHNNPENKPIASWRSHGHLLFSNWLNYYVYQITPYDLTINDIILTNSDG; this is encoded by the coding sequence ATGCCAATTCGTGTACCAGATGAATTACCTGCGGTAAACCTGCTTCGCAATGAAAATATCTTTGTCATGACGTCAACAAGGGCGAATATTCAGGATATTCGTCCATTAAAGGTATTGTTGCTTAACTTAATGCCAAAAAAAATAGAAACAGAAAACCAGTTTATTCGTTTACTCTCTAATTCTCCGTTACAAGTTGATATTCAATTACTGCGTATCGATAGTCGGCAGTGTAAAAATACACCTCCTGAACATTTGGATACTTTTTATTGTGATTTTGAGTCAATCAAAGATCAAAATTTTGATGGATTGATTGTCACAGGAGCACCTTTAGGTCTTGTTGAATTTGAGGATGTAACCTATTGGCAAGAGATTGAAAAAATTATTACCTGGGCGAAAGGTCACGTTACTTCGACACTTTTTGTCTGTTGGGCTGTTCAGGCCGCCTTAAATGTTCTTTACCAACTTCCAAAACATACTCGGAAAATCAAATTATCCGGAGTTTACTCTCATTCAACTTTAGATTCTTTGGCACTATTAACGCGGGGATTTGATGAGACCTTTTTTGCCCCTCATTCACGTTTTGCTGATTTTCCCGAATCGGTGATTCACGATCATACAGATTTAGATGTATTAGCCAGCTCAGAAGAAGCAGGTGCTTATTTACTTGCCAGTAAGGATAAAAGATTAGTGTTTGTAACAGGCCATCCTGAATATGATGTAAATACATTGGCTGCGGAATACTGGCGTGATCAGGCTGCTGGTTTGGAACCCATATTACCTGTTAATTACTTTCCACATAATAATCCTGAAAATAAACCGATTGCATCTTGGCGAAGTCATGGTCATTTGTTGTTTTCAAATTGGTTGAATTACTATGTTTATCAGATAACGCCATATGATCTTACAATTAATGATATAATTTTAACTAATTCAGATGGTTAG
- the gmhB gene encoding D-glycero-beta-D-manno-heptose 1,7-bisphosphate 7-phosphatase yields MTQGIPAVFLDRDGTINIDHGYVHEIDNFQFIDGVIEAMLELKKMGYALVLVTNQSGIARKIFTEDQFMQLTEWMDWSLADRGVDLDGIYYCPHHPEASDETYKKVCNCRKPQAGMMLDAQEELHIDLSASYMVGDKLEDMLAANAADVGTKIFVCTGKPVTEEAEHAADLVINSLADLPNAIKNRQK; encoded by the coding sequence GTGACACAAGGTATTCCCGCCGTATTTTTAGATCGTGACGGCACGATTAACATCGATCATGGTTATGTACATGAAATAGATAATTTTCAATTTATTGATGGCGTGATTGAAGCCATGCTCGAATTGAAAAAGATGGGCTATGCACTGGTCTTGGTAACAAATCAATCGGGTATAGCCCGTAAAATCTTTACAGAAGATCAATTTATGCAGTTAACAGAATGGATGGATTGGTCATTGGCAGACCGGGGTGTTGATCTTGATGGCATCTATTATTGTCCTCATCATCCGGAAGCAAGTGATGAAACATATAAGAAGGTGTGTAATTGCCGTAAACCACAAGCGGGTATGATGCTTGATGCACAGGAAGAATTACATATTGATCTGTCTGCCTCTTATATGGTGGGGGACAAACTAGAAGATATGTTGGCAGCAAATGCAGCTGATGTTGGCACCAAAATTTTTGTTTGTACAGGAAAACCTGTAACAGAAGAAGCAGAACATGCCGCAGATTTGGTCATTAATAGCCTGGCAGACCTGCCAAATGCGATAAAAAATAGGCAAAAATAG
- the metN gene encoding methionine ABC transporter ATP-binding protein MetN, with protein sequence MIRLTQINKIFQQGTRSIKALSDIDLHVPQGQIYGVIGSSGAGKSTLIRCVNMLERPTSGQVLVNGQDLTSLSERELTRARRQIGMIFQHFNLLSSRTVFGNVALPLELNNTPKAEIKTRVNELLELVSLADKHDAYPANLSGGQKQRVAIARALANSPKVLLCDEATSALDPATTRSILELLKDINRRLGLTILLITHEMDVVKRICDQVAVISGGQLIEQDIVSEIFSHPKTPVAQEFIKSTLHLDIPEDYLQKLQSEFAPDLSPLLKLEFTGKSVDAPLISMAVRRFNIDISILSSQMDYAGGVKFGVMLAELDGESDSINATIAFLEDHHVKVEVLGYV encoded by the coding sequence ATGATAAGACTGACTCAGATAAATAAGATATTTCAACAAGGAACGCGTTCAATCAAAGCGCTTTCGGATATTGATTTGCATGTTCCACAAGGGCAAATCTATGGTGTCATCGGTTCTTCAGGTGCTGGAAAAAGTACGTTGATTCGCTGTGTAAACATGCTTGAGCGCCCGACTTCAGGTCAAGTGTTGGTTAACGGGCAAGATCTCACTTCTCTCTCCGAGCGTGAATTGACTCGGGCGCGCCGTCAAATTGGCATGATTTTCCAGCATTTTAACTTGCTTTCATCCCGAACAGTGTTTGGTAATGTTGCGTTACCTTTAGAATTGAATAACACACCCAAGGCGGAAATAAAGACTAGAGTTAATGAATTGCTGGAATTAGTTAGTCTTGCTGATAAACACGATGCTTATCCTGCCAATTTATCGGGTGGTCAGAAGCAACGTGTTGCCATTGCCCGCGCACTGGCAAACTCTCCGAAAGTACTTCTGTGTGACGAAGCCACCAGCGCCCTGGATCCAGCAACCACTCGCTCTATTCTGGAACTATTAAAAGACATTAACCGCCGTCTGGGTCTAACCATTCTTTTGATCACCCATGAAATGGATGTCGTTAAACGCATTTGTGATCAAGTTGCAGTCATCAGTGGCGGTCAATTGATCGAGCAAGATATTGTGAGCGAAATATTTTCGCATCCCAAGACCCCCGTTGCTCAGGAATTTATTAAGTCTACGCTGCACTTAGATATTCCTGAAGATTATCTACAGAAGTTACAATCAGAGTTTGCCCCTGATCTCAGCCCATTATTAAAACTGGAATTTACAGGTAAATCCGTTGATGCGCCTTTAATTTCCATGGCAGTTCGCCGTTTTAATATCGATATCAGTATCCTGAGTTCTCAAATGGATTATGCCGGCGGCGTTAAATTTGGGGTCATGCTGGCTGAGTTAGATGGCGAAAGCGACAGTATCAATGCAACAATCGCATTTTTAGAAGATCATCATGTGAAAGTAGAGGTTCTCGGTTATGTCTGA
- a CDS encoding methionine ABC transporter permease MetI, whose amino-acid sequence MSEGMILLLTKGVWETLVMTFVSGFFGFVIGLPAGVLLYVTRPGQIIENSTLYRILSALVNITRSVPFIILLVWMIPFTRLIVGTSIGLQAAIVPLTVGAAPFIARMVENALLEIPSGLIEAARAMGATPIQIVKKILVPEALPSLINAATITLITLVGYSAMGGAVGAGGLGQIGYQYGYIGYDAVVMNTVLALLVILVFLIQLGGDRLVIAVNRK is encoded by the coding sequence ATGTCTGAAGGAATGATTTTATTATTGACTAAAGGAGTCTGGGAAACCCTGGTAATGACTTTCGTGTCCGGTTTCTTTGGCTTTGTTATTGGATTACCGGCAGGTGTACTTTTATATGTAACCCGCCCAGGGCAGATTATTGAGAATAGCACTCTCTATCGCATACTTTCTGCGTTGGTCAATATAACCCGCTCAGTTCCGTTCATTATTTTGCTGGTATGGATGATTCCATTCACCCGGTTAATTGTCGGAACATCAATTGGCTTGCAGGCTGCGATTGTTCCTCTAACGGTTGGAGCAGCACCTTTCATTGCCCGCATGGTAGAGAATGCTTTACTGGAAATTCCATCTGGATTGATCGAAGCGGCACGTGCAATGGGCGCAACACCGATTCAAATTGTCAAAAAGATTTTAGTACCAGAAGCATTACCCAGTTTGATCAACGCAGCAACCATTACTTTAATCACCTTAGTTGGCTATTCCGCAATGGGTGGTGCTGTTGGTGCAGGGGGTCTGGGTCAGATTGGCTATCAATATGGTTATATCGGATACGATGCTGTTGTGATGAATACCGTGTTAGCTTTACTTGTTATTTTAGTATTCCTGATTCAGCTGGGCGGTGATCGTTTAGTTATAGCCGTTAATCGCAAATAG